One Aneurinibacillus migulanus genomic window, ACACAGCAAACCCCGGCATATATTATTTATTTGTTGGATATTAGCGCATCGATGAACCAATTCATGGATGCTGGAGGAGAACAGAAAAGGAGGATCGATGTTGTTACTGCAGCATTGAATTCTGCAATCCGACAGATGGTTTTCCGTTCAACGAAGGGAAGCCGATTAAGTCCTCGTTATAAGCTATCGATTCTAGCATACAGCGATAATGTATTCGATGTACTGGGAGGTATCAAAGGAATTGATGAGGTGGCACGCATGCGGCCGCTTGAGAATGTACAAACCCAGCGACTGACGAATACGGCAAAAGCGTTCGAGGTCGCCGAAAAAATGTTGCAGCAGGAAAGGGGAAACCTCTGGAACTGCCCAGCCCCGCTAATTTGTCATATGACGGACGGGGCTTTTACAGGAGAGGACCCGGAACCGGTTGTACAACGGATTATGGAAATGAAAATGCCGGATGGGAATGTACTGGTAGAGAATATCTTCATCTCAGATGAGATTCTCAAAACACCTGTTGAGAATTCTCGAAAGTGGCCGGGAATTATGCCGGATACACATCTGGAAGATGAGTACGGCAACAAGCTGAAAAGACTCTCAAGTCCGCTACCAGAGAGCTATCGGGAGATGATGCTGGAAACAGGATATAAAATTGAGCCAGGAGCACTGATGATGCTTCCGGGCACGAATGCGGACCTTGTGTCATTAGGCTTTCAGATGTCGGCTGCAACACCGGTCAGGTAAGATGAGGGAACACGCCGGCGCGTGCATCTTATTCCTTCTAAACTATATGGATAATCAACAGGTGTGAGGTGAAGTATGTTTTCTTTTACGAGCGATCAAAAAACGGAGACGCCGATTACGAGTGTCTATCAGGAGCGATTTACCTTTCGTTATGGGTATGCCCGCGCGGGCGAGACACAACAGGCGGATGATATCGGACAGGACTATCTGGCATTTCATGTAGAAAACAGGTCGTTTCAGTTCGTACTTTGCGATGGGGTGAGTTTGTCTTTCTATGGAAATATAGCGGCACAGTTTCTGGCAACGAAGTTGTTGGCATGGTTGCGAAGTGTTTCAGTAGAAGAAGTGAGGGATGAACGTACTATGGCAGTGGCCCTGCATGCGTATTTGGGCGGGCTGGTGGAGGAAGCGACAGAAATAGTGGACACCTATCGTTTGCCTCGTGCCCTTTCCCCATTGCTACGGGATGTACTAGAGGAAAAACGGAGGAACGGAAGTGAGGCTATGTTCGTTTGTGGCCGGGTAGATATTATAGATGATTGGTCGAAACAGGCAAATGTCTTTTTAGCATGCTCCGGTGACATGCGTGTCCGATTATGGGATGGTACACGGGAGGTTGCCTGTTTTCCTTGTGATGAAGAAGATAGACACCAACGCTGGTCTACCAAAAATGGGTTGATGAGCGGTGATATAAAGACTGCAAGTTCTAGTGGTATGGGCCAGCCTTTCAATAGGATGTTTGTATATTCAGATGGCTTTGCTGCAATTGACTCGCTGCGTTCAATTCCGAAGACGGAACGGCTGCAGAATCTGATGGCTGAGAGTTTCTCTTCTCCGACAAGCGATGATATTTCCTTTTTGGATATTGCCTGGTAAAGAAGAAGGAGGGAATACATTGGAAACGGTCATTGTTACTTTCATTCATAAGCAACAGGAAAGAGATGTACGTCTGCCCTGTAAGATTGAAAGCGAAAAGCTGGTCGTTGCTTTAAATGAGTGGCTTGGCTATGAACACAATTGGAGACATGGCATACATGAGCTTGAGTATTCGTTTGATCAAAAGAACTGGTTTCGACTTGAGAAGCAACGTTCTCTGGAGTATGCAGGGATTTGGGACGGTGCCTTTTTGCGTCTAAGTAAAGAACCGATTTCCGATCTACGTACGGAAGAGGAGTATGAAAAGAATGAGCTGGACGATACGGAAGATATACCAAAGGCGGATGAAGTGGAACAGCTTGATTACGTATGGAGAATTATCGAATAAAGAGAGGGAGTTATGAGAAAATCACCATACTTTACACGGTCACCAAGGGTAAAACTTGGACTTCCGACAGGCAAAATCATTGTGCATCGTCCGAAAGCAGAGCCAATGGAACCAAGGTTTTCATTCGAAACGATGATTATTCCGATTTTCCTAACGGTTGCCACCGTGGGGATTATGTATTATTTATCGAAAACACTATATAACAGTGCTATGTATGCCATTTTTATTATGGCTATGAGCATACCTATGCTTGGGTCTTATATTGCAACCATTGTGCTATTCTTCCGCAGGAAGAAGAAGCATCGCGCCGAGGTTGTACAGATCCATGAGGAGTATTTGCAGCAATTGGAAGTGCATAGAAGAGAAATTGAGGATATACGCGAACAGCAAACGAAATTCCTACGGCAAAAGGACCCGAACCCGGAAGACTGCATGCGTAGAATTCGTGAACGGCACAGCTCTTTGTGGGAACGAGCCGTCTATTCAGAAGATTTTTTGCATACAAGAATTGGCCTTGGGACGAGGCCCTTTACGATTACAGTTCAGCTTCCGACGCAGGATGGATATGATATTCATCCGTTAATCGCAGAAGCGCAGAAGTTAGGTGCCGACTATAGCGAGGTTACGAATGTGCCTGTATCTATCCCGCTACGAGAAAAACGGGTAGTCGGACTGGTAGGGGAAAGAAACGATATAACTGAGTTGGCACGTGTGTTGGCGTTGCAGCTCGCCACTCATCATTCACCCGAAGAAGTGAAAATCGTCTGTGCATACCCTGAGCAGGAGAGCGAAGAGTGGAGCTGGATGAGATGGTTGCCGCATATGTGGGATGGGGACAGAGAATCCCGTTACATAGCCGAAGGGAAACGTATGGCTCATACTTTATTTGAGCGGATGTACAGTACACTGAATTTTCGTAAGCTGAGGAAAAATGCGGAGGATAAGAAAGAATACCATGTTCCGGAATTCGTATTTTTTCTCCCGCAGCTTTCCATGTTTGAGGATGATGCTCTTCTGCCGCTTCTTTTAAAGCAAGGTGATACAGTAGGAGCCTGCACGTTCCTTATGTCATCGAAGAAAGAGACACTGCCGATGGAGTGCGAGCTTATTATTGAAGTAAAAGATGGAGTAGCACGGTTGTACGAAACGTTCTCTTCAGATGATAAGACAAATTCGTTCACCGGCAGGGAACAGGTTGCGCTTGACCGTTTCTCCTTACAGGAAGCCAGGGAGATGGCGCGTTCCATCGCACCGCTGCGTGTGAAACAATCTGCGGCAGGAGTCATTCCAAAGGTACTAACTTTCCTGGACATGTATAAGGCGAACCGGATAGAGGAACTAGATGTTGCGGCCCGTTGGGAACAGAAC contains:
- a CDS encoding vWA domain-containing protein is translated as MDYRIQATQQTPAYIIYLLDISASMNQFMDAGGEQKRRIDVVTAALNSAIRQMVFRSTKGSRLSPRYKLSILAYSDNVFDVLGGIKGIDEVARMRPLENVQTQRLTNTAKAFEVAEKMLQQERGNLWNCPAPLICHMTDGAFTGEDPEPVVQRIMEMKMPDGNVLVENIFISDEILKTPVENSRKWPGIMPDTHLEDEYGNKLKRLSSPLPESYREMMLETGYKIEPGALMMLPGTNADLVSLGFQMSAATPVR
- a CDS encoding ubiquitin family protein; translated protein: METVIVTFIHKQQERDVRLPCKIESEKLVVALNEWLGYEHNWRHGIHELEYSFDQKNWFRLEKQRSLEYAGIWDGAFLRLSKEPISDLRTEEEYEKNELDDTEDIPKADEVEQLDYVWRIIE